The genomic stretch AGACTTCCCATTGACTAGAATTTTTAAGGGTTTGAAGGTAGTGGTTATTTTCACTTTCTTCAGCCCTAACTAATAATAAATTTTGGTAAGCTGGGTCTAATTTTTTGTATATACTTCCTACCATAAGTAATCTATTGGTATTCCCCTTTTCGTTTGAATTGAATCCACTTTTGAAATCAATATTATATTTTGTGCTATATGAGGCATTTTCTTCTTTAACGAAGTGTAAGTCGCTTTCCAGCTTTATTTCACCAGAAGCTACAAGTTCCCAAATTAAATCTAAATACTTATTTAGTTCTTGCCTTTCTTCTTTAGTTAGTGGCGTAGAATCCAAAAATTCATTCAAGTTTCCAAGAAGTTGTTCCTTTGCTTCTTCAAATTTAGGTGGAATAATTTCCGCGATACCTTTTAAAGAGGTATATTCCCAACACAGTTTACAAAAAGGTTCCCATAATTCACCTATTCTGCGAGTGAAATCCATGTACTCGTACGGTCGCATTCTATTCCTATATTCAATCATTACAATATAAGAACAGTAATGAACCATTAAGACTTTATTTAGACGCTGTTCATTAGTTAATTCCTCATCTTTAATCAAGGTGTCTAGTAAATTCTTAGTTAATTTCTTAATTCTACTATTCCATTTATCAATTGGCTTTTTATTATATTTAACTTCTTCATAAACTTCCTCCCCGAATTCTCGATAAATTTTTAGTAAGTTTTCTTTAGAGAAGTTATCAACCTTGTACATTCAACTTCCTCCTTGAAATAGTTTATAAAACACCATAATAATACCATAAATCACAAAAACACTTTGAAAACATAAACCTCTTAGAGGGGGATATAATATGTCTAATCTTGGAATTAGCTTTCACAAAAAAGTTTTATTAAGTATAGGAATTTAATAATGGAACTAATTTTCTACAAGTGTTATGTCCCTTTGTAACAAAAAATTAACAATCTCTATAACCGTGGGGGACAAAGGGTTCAGCCGTTTTGAAGAGTGTGAATCAATTCAGCACTTGTAATTCAGCCTAATACAACGCCTATATAATAGAAACATATGATAACTTATAAAGTTAAAGTTATTCGTTCTTAAAACAAATTGCGTTAGCGATTCGGCGAAGTCGATAAGATTCAAGGAGTTAGTAGACTGTTCTTTTGTCAAAGAACCAAAGTAATTACGCCTAAGGCATGTTCTCGTAAACTCGAACTATATTTACAAACAGTAACTAATATTGTTGATTTATATACGATAATACTTGCTAGATGCCGCGAGACGCTTTAGTCTCGTTTTTTTTGTACCCAAACGCAGGAAATGTTCTCTATTTAACTTGTATTAGATGCGATTTGTTTGCTTAGTAGGTAGGAAATAATCATGCATGGTGTTTCCTTTTACTCCTCTTGTGTTGACTATCATATAAAGTACCAGACGGCGTACGGTTGCTGTCTGGTTATTTTATTTGCGTTGTAAAGTTACACAAATACGGATAGGAGTACAAATCAAAGGAGGGAGAAAAGTGAAGAACGATACATTCGTATTGAAAGGACAAGCGGTAAAGGTAGCACGTTACTTAAAGGGAATGAAATTGAATGATTTTGCTAAGAAAGTCGGCATTGACCCTGACTACTTGTCCAAAATCGAAAATGGAGAACGAGGTATATCAGAACGTAATCAAGGGTTATTGTTGCGGGGATTAATCTATAAACTCAAGCTATCTTACGAAGAGATTGCGGCAATACACATTCTTGTTGAATATGTGAAAGGAGGAATAAAGAATGGATAAGACACAGCGATTAAATGATAAACAGCTTCACATCATAAAGGATATGTTTAAACGGAGGCTTGATGGAGAACGCATGGAAGATATCGCTACTTATCATGGTATTAGCAGAAAAACATTAAGCACCTATAAGAATAGCTTCCATGGACGTCAATTATATGCAGAATTCCAAAAGGAAATGAGTATTGATGATATTCCGAAGTTCTATTCCATTCTGTCAGAACGGATGCAAACAGGAGGGGTCAAATATCTAGAACTTTTCGCTAAGATTCATGGTCTCTTAAAAAATGAGAAACAATCAGGTTCTGTAGATGATAGTAAAAGCGACATTGCCAAGAACGGACTATCCGGAGATATGTTAGCAGACATTCAGAAAATGCTAAGAAAAGGTGATAAGAATAACCATTCCAACAACATTAAGCGAATCAAGTAATCATAAAAGGAGAGAGAGAACGTGGAAACAGTAAATGAATTGAAACAGTTAATAGAAAATGGCGAAGAAAGGAAGCAGCTACTTGCCCAACAAATCAGTGATTTAAACGATGAAGCTAATTCATTATCAGAGGCACAACAAGAGGATTTTAATAAAGCTATCCTTAACGGCAAGGAACCTAATGAGGAGTTAGCCAGTCGGTTAGAGAATGTTCAGCGGGATATTATCATAAAGCAAGGTCATCTACAACAGATTGATGGTGTGATTGAGAAAGAACTAAAAACCAAAAAACACGAAGTAGACATTGAACGTCGTAATTTTGTGAATGAAAAAGATGAAATATTCCGTAATCATTTCGACAAGATGAATGAATTGAAGCTAGCTTACCTTGAGACCCTAGTTGATTACAGCAAGATGAAAAGGAAGTATGAAAGTGAATATAGTAAGACATTTCGTGAAATGGAGGAGAAAGTAGGACTACGTAACCGCGATACCTATTATGATTTCCACCTTGGATTGAATCAGACTGGACAGCTTGATGATGAAAGGTATAATCCAATGATTTATCGTGATGAAATAAAAGAAGCATGGCATGGAAAGATTCACCCTTTGACCGAAAGAAACAGAAACAAGTTCAAATGATAATTTAATAGCTAAATCAGTGAAGGCACAAGAGGCGAGGAGTTAATTCCACGTCTCTTTTTTTATTAATCAGCACAACGGAGGTAAGCGGCATGGATGGAGTAAAAAAGACGCTAGATACAACAGTTTTAACTGTTTTTACAGTTATAGCATTTCAAATAATTTTCTAATCAACACAACAGAACATGGGGGTATTACTGATGGGAGTAAGAACAATAGAAGGGCATAAAGAACTCATACTATTCAAAAGGAGTACAAATAAAAACCGTATTTGTACAAAGTGTAGACGACTATTACCGATTAGTAAGTTTGGTAAGAACCGTAAGGAGAGACGAACTGATTGTAAAGAGTGCATGGCGAACTACAAACGCATGAAAAGGATGGAAGATGGCTACCTATCGCAATCAGTTATTAATCATAGGAGTAGGGCGTTAAGGGAGGGCTTACCTTCTAAAATGTCTGTGAAAACGCGAGAGAAGATTCTGCGGGAACAGAACAGTATTTGTATTCTAACAGGTTCACCAGAAATTACAGTGGAACATTTTATTCCAATCTCTTGGGGCTACGGCTTAGGGGATGTGTATGAGAATGTAATATACCTCAGCAAAAGAACGAATATCTCCAAAGGCAATAGGTATCCTTTTCACTGGATAGATTCACAACCCATAGAAGTCCAGGAGAGATTCCATGGTGTTTTAGTACCTATGCTAGCTAAACGTAACCAGATGACAGTACGAGACTATAAAGCCTACGTAAAGCATTGTTTTCATATGTATAGTCAGCAGCCGCAAAAAACTTCTTGAATCAAACATAGCCAATAAAAATCATTAAAGGGGAAAGATATTATGAAAACTAACAAGCAAAAGCATATCGAGGAACTACAAATGAAAGCACTCAACGGAGATGAAGACGCTTTGGAATTATATAACGAATATGTGAACAGAGGAGAAGCCACGGCTATCCACATAAGTACTAAAAACACCTCACTAAACAGTCAGAAACTAATGAGTGAAGCATATAATCAAAACGCAGAGAAGCGTGGGGATGGGTTATTCGATAGTATGTTCAGTCAGGAGATAACGAAGGAGAACATTCAAAAGGCTAACCCTCTTATCAAAATCCAATACGGGATGACTGAAAGAGAACGGCTAAAGAAAGAACATATGGAGAAGGTGAAACAACAGCAGTCCAAGGTAGGTAAGGAAAGTGGTACTAGTCAGTTAAAGAGTAAGACA from Terribacillus sp. DMT04 encodes the following:
- a CDS encoding helix-turn-helix domain-containing protein, translating into MKNDTFVLKGQAVKVARYLKGMKLNDFAKKVGIDPDYLSKIENGERGISERNQGLLLRGLIYKLKLSYEEIAAIHILVEYVKGGIKNG